From Streptomyces sp. TLI_105, the proteins below share one genomic window:
- a CDS encoding potassium-transporting ATPase subunit C, protein MNDSAANTGRVLWAGLRALLVLTVITGVLYPLAVTGVAQAAFPGKANGSEIKNASGKVVGSELIGQSYEDLRWFQPRPSNGLGTNGVNTRYKLILSGATNRSGDNEDLIKWVTDAKAAVVEDNSVNGHTVKPSDVPADAVTSSGSGLDPHISPEYAEIQVHRVAGRNGLAVPTVEKLVADHTDDRILGFIGEPRVNVLELNIALKELTQG, encoded by the coding sequence ATGAACGACTCAGCAGCAAACACCGGCCGTGTGCTCTGGGCGGGCCTGCGCGCCCTCCTCGTCCTGACCGTGATCACCGGCGTCCTCTACCCGCTCGCCGTCACCGGCGTCGCCCAGGCGGCCTTCCCCGGCAAGGCGAACGGTTCCGAGATCAAAAACGCGAGCGGCAAGGTCGTCGGCTCGGAACTGATCGGACAGTCGTACGAGGATCTCCGCTGGTTCCAGCCGCGTCCGTCCAACGGCCTCGGCACCAACGGCGTCAACACCCGGTACAAGCTGATCCTCTCCGGTGCCACCAACCGCTCCGGCGACAACGAGGACCTGATCAAGTGGGTCACCGACGCCAAGGCCGCCGTGGTCGAGGACAACTCGGTGAACGGCCACACGGTGAAGCCGTCCGACGTCCCCGCCGACGCGGTCACCTCCTCCGGCTCCGGCCTTGACCCGCACATCTCCCCGGAGTACGCGGAGATCCAGGTCCACCGGGTCGCCGGGCGCAATGGGCTGGCCGTGCCGACGGTCGAGAAGCTGGTCGCCGACCACACCGACGACCGCATCCTCGGCTTCATCGGCGAACCCCGCGTCAACGTCCTCGAACTCAACATCGCACTCAAGGAGTTGACCCAGGGCTGA
- a CDS encoding PP2C family protein-serine/threonine phosphatase produces MGFPLPDTVEELKDLIGGEVSALRSAVRRNADRPAAPTPGDEVTAPVQTLAPGPVLPTRNDTGTACLCSTHDRGASGTCSVLGAIPASAVLLEPVLDETGAVRDFRIVAGNRIRSAEWLEAPDRQVGQRFLEARPGAATSGLLAALTDVVAGGGPLEGRVVDYTEQRLGRLHRAPLLYSAALCGEQVLATWRPVQSQTELLTIDAQYLASLGWGNWDLLSGKVTWSEGLSRIFHADVRMPWPLEQLCDALLPDDLTAFAEFLTSVLAGEEPAWTRIRFLVLGEVRTLDLLGRPVVGTDGRPWAVNLVARDLTPQIRSRRRLAETERESDRLRRQTRAERRVADALREALLPTHSEALAAVGLTVAASYGPAEPDAAVGGDWYKCRLLPDGRVLVAIGDAAGHGLEAVARMSQQRHALAGLAQTGASAGEIMTWLNELVCSDPSEQTATVVAGHIDDARDFHWADAGHPAPLLLRDGDAQPLHTSKRGPLLGALPGYAYETTTTPLRPGDLLLLYTDGMVERRGEDVTKGIDRLAALVADSPGAAPQNLIDAILADPDQAGHEDDACMLAVRLD; encoded by the coding sequence ATGGGTTTTCCGCTGCCGGACACCGTCGAAGAGCTCAAGGACCTCATCGGAGGCGAGGTCTCCGCCCTGCGCTCCGCCGTCCGCCGCAACGCGGACCGGCCTGCCGCCCCCACCCCGGGGGACGAGGTCACCGCCCCCGTCCAGACGCTCGCCCCCGGCCCCGTCCTGCCGACGCGCAACGACACGGGGACGGCTTGTCTCTGCAGCACCCACGACCGCGGCGCCAGCGGCACCTGCTCCGTCCTCGGCGCGATCCCCGCCTCCGCCGTCCTCCTGGAGCCGGTCCTCGACGAGACCGGGGCGGTACGGGACTTCCGCATCGTCGCCGGCAACCGCATCCGCTCCGCCGAATGGCTGGAGGCCCCCGACCGCCAGGTCGGACAGCGCTTCCTGGAAGCCCGGCCCGGAGCGGCCACGAGCGGTCTCCTCGCGGCCCTCACCGACGTCGTCGCCGGCGGCGGGCCGCTGGAAGGCCGGGTCGTCGACTACACCGAGCAGCGCCTGGGCCGGCTCCACCGCGCCCCGCTCCTCTACTCGGCGGCGCTCTGCGGCGAACAGGTCCTCGCGACCTGGCGGCCCGTGCAGAGCCAGACCGAACTCCTGACGATCGACGCCCAGTACCTCGCCTCCCTCGGCTGGGGCAACTGGGACCTGCTGTCGGGGAAGGTGACCTGGTCGGAGGGGCTGAGCCGGATCTTCCACGCCGATGTCCGGATGCCCTGGCCGCTGGAGCAGCTCTGCGACGCGCTGCTCCCCGACGACCTCACCGCGTTCGCCGAGTTCCTCACCTCCGTCCTGGCCGGGGAGGAACCCGCCTGGACCCGGATCCGCTTCCTGGTCCTCGGGGAGGTGCGGACGCTCGATCTGCTCGGACGGCCGGTCGTCGGCACCGACGGGCGGCCGTGGGCGGTGAACCTCGTGGCCCGTGACCTCACCCCGCAGATCCGCAGCCGCCGCAGGCTTGCCGAGACGGAACGCGAGTCCGACCGGCTCCGGCGCCAGACACGGGCGGAGCGGCGGGTGGCCGACGCGCTGCGCGAGGCACTGCTGCCGACCCACTCCGAGGCGCTGGCGGCGGTCGGTCTGACCGTGGCGGCCTCGTACGGACCGGCCGAACCGGACGCGGCCGTCGGAGGCGACTGGTACAAGTGCCGCCTCCTGCCGGACGGCCGGGTCCTGGTCGCCATCGGCGACGCCGCAGGCCACGGCCTGGAGGCGGTGGCCCGCATGTCCCAGCAGCGCCACGCCCTGGCCGGTCTCGCCCAGACCGGAGCGTCCGCCGGCGAGATCATGACCTGGCTCAACGAACTGGTCTGCAGCGACCCCTCGGAACAGACCGCCACCGTCGTCGCCGGTCACATCGACGACGCCCGCGATTTCCACTGGGCCGACGCCGGCCACCCCGCGCCCCTCCTCCTCCGTGACGGAGACGCCCAGCCCCTCCACACGAGCAAACGCGGCCCCCTGCTCGGAGCGCTGCCCGGCTACGCGTACGAGACCACCACGACCCCCCTGCGCCCGGGCGACCTCCTGCTCCTCTACACCGACGGCATGGTCGAACGCAGGGGAGAGGACGTCACCAAGGGCATCGACCGTCTCGCCGCCCTCGTCGCCGACTCGCCGGGCGCGGCACCCCAAAACCTGATCGACGCCATCCTCGCCGACCCCGACCAGGCCGGCCACGAGGACGACGCCTGCATGCTCGCCGTCCGCCTCGACTGA
- the htpX gene encoding zinc metalloprotease HtpX: MPRTRSSSRSRYAPDRGLATRMATTMFLIGLLYVVFVGVLLVLLRGSWPVILLITGALFVGQFWFSDRIAALGMGAREVTREQAPELHGTVDRICALADMPKPKVAIAESDVPNAFATGRGERTALVCVTTGLLRRLEPEELEGVLAHEMSHVAHRDVAVMTVASFLGVLAGMMTRVALYSGLGRSRDSTAGIALILVPVVSAAVYVVSFLLTRVLSRYRELAADRAAALLTGRPSALASALTKVSGEMARIPTEDLRKAEPYNAFWFAPAFSSRESLSRLLSTHPSLEQRLEQLARISARLGEA, encoded by the coding sequence ATGCCCAGAACCCGGTCCTCGTCCCGCTCGCGCTATGCCCCCGACCGGGGGCTCGCGACCCGCATGGCGACGACGATGTTCCTGATCGGCCTGTTGTACGTGGTCTTCGTCGGCGTCCTGCTGGTGCTGCTGCGCGGGTCCTGGCCCGTCATCCTGCTGATCACGGGCGCGCTGTTCGTCGGGCAGTTCTGGTTCAGCGACCGGATCGCCGCGCTGGGGATGGGGGCCCGCGAGGTGACCCGCGAGCAGGCCCCCGAACTGCACGGCACCGTGGACCGGATCTGCGCGCTGGCCGACATGCCGAAGCCGAAGGTGGCGATCGCCGAGAGCGACGTGCCGAACGCGTTCGCCACCGGTCGCGGTGAGAGGACCGCGCTCGTCTGCGTCACGACCGGCCTGCTGCGGCGCCTGGAGCCGGAGGAGCTGGAGGGGGTCCTCGCGCACGAGATGTCGCACGTGGCGCACCGGGACGTCGCGGTCATGACCGTCGCGTCCTTCCTCGGCGTCCTCGCCGGGATGATGACACGGGTCGCGCTCTACAGCGGTCTCGGCCGCAGCCGGGACAGCACCGCGGGCATCGCCCTGATCCTCGTCCCCGTGGTCAGCGCCGCCGTCTACGTCGTCAGCTTCCTGCTGACCCGGGTGCTGTCCCGCTACCGGGAACTGGCCGCCGACCGTGCCGCCGCGCTCCTCACCGGCCGCCCTTCGGCGCTGGCCTCCGCGCTGACCAAGGTGAGCGGCGAGATGGCCCGGATCCCGACGGAGGACCTGCGCAAGGCGGAGCCCTACAACGCCTTCTGGTTCGCGCCCGCCTTCTCCTCCCGGGAGAGCCTGAGCCGGCTGCTCTCCACCCACCCCAGCCTGGAGCAGCGGCTCGAACAGCTCGCGCGGATCTCGGCGCGGCTCGGTGAGGCGTGA
- a CDS encoding N-acetyltransferase, producing MTRQGAIAIEPMDGSAAVRAEDAFRLIYAEAFAGPPHHETEDGVAAAFRRFPAQAGERAFRAALARAEDGEPVGMAYGRPLPPDAVWWDELTAPVPDDMRREDGRRTFGLMELGVRGPWRGQGVARGLHTALLDGIGAERVLLNVHPANRAATAAYRAWGYRKVGEARAGGTAADLHDVMLLDLR from the coding sequence ATGACGCGGCAAGGGGCCATCGCGATCGAGCCCATGGACGGATCGGCCGCGGTGCGGGCCGAGGACGCGTTCAGACTGATCTACGCCGAAGCCTTCGCCGGGCCTCCCCACCACGAGACCGAGGACGGCGTCGCCGCCGCCTTCCGCCGCTTCCCCGCACAGGCGGGCGAGCGCGCCTTCCGCGCCGCCCTGGCCCGTGCCGAGGACGGCGAGCCGGTCGGCATGGCGTACGGCAGGCCGCTCCCGCCCGACGCGGTGTGGTGGGACGAACTCACCGCGCCCGTGCCCGACGACATGCGGCGCGAGGACGGGCGCCGGACCTTCGGGCTCATGGAACTCGGGGTGCGCGGGCCGTGGCGCGGCCAGGGCGTCGCGCGTGGCCTGCACACGGCGCTGCTCGACGGGATCGGTGCCGAGCGGGTGCTGTTGAACGTCCACCCGGCGAACCGGGCGGCGACGGCCGCCTACCGGGCGTGGGGCTACCGCAAGGTCGGCGAGGCGCGGGCGGGAGGCACGGCAGCGGACCTCCACGACGTGATGCTGCTCGATCTGCGCTGA
- a CDS encoding dienelactone hydrolase family protein has protein sequence MNPPADDPIDDFDHRLVDVDGVVKTVHTAGAGPAVVVLPEMPGISPDVLRLARWVRDAGFTVHVPSLFGTDGAFPTLEGGREVVRRACVSAEFRAFAGGGTSPVTAWLRGLARRAHAECGGPGVGAIGLCFTGNFALTMALEPAVIAPVVNHPSLPLDDPGGLELDEADARAIQERVARDGLTVLSYRFEGDRWCTGRRFAAYRALLGDAFDGRVLPDGAANPAPPPFFAEQVGTPHSVVTAHLVDEAGHPTVRARDEILAFLSDRLHPEAVARR, from the coding sequence ATGAATCCTCCTGCCGACGATCCGATCGACGACTTCGACCACCGCCTCGTCGACGTGGACGGCGTGGTGAAGACGGTCCACACGGCCGGTGCCGGGCCCGCCGTCGTCGTCCTGCCCGAGATGCCCGGCATCAGCCCCGACGTGCTGCGCCTCGCCCGCTGGGTGCGGGACGCCGGCTTCACCGTCCACGTGCCCTCCCTCTTCGGGACCGACGGCGCCTTCCCCACGCTCGAAGGGGGCCGGGAGGTGGTCCGGCGGGCGTGCGTCAGCGCGGAGTTCCGGGCGTTCGCCGGAGGCGGCACGAGCCCGGTCACGGCGTGGCTGCGCGGTCTGGCGCGCCGGGCGCACGCCGAGTGCGGCGGCCCGGGCGTCGGCGCGATCGGCCTCTGCTTCACCGGCAACTTCGCCCTCACCATGGCCCTGGAGCCGGCCGTGATCGCGCCCGTGGTCAACCACCCCTCCCTGCCCCTCGACGACCCCGGCGGGCTCGAACTCGACGAGGCGGACGCGCGCGCGATCCAGGAGCGGGTGGCCCGCGACGGTCTGACCGTCCTCTCCTACCGCTTCGAGGGCGACCGCTGGTGCACGGGCCGCCGCTTCGCCGCGTACCGCGCGCTGCTCGGGGACGCCTTCGACGGCCGTGTCCTTCCGGACGGCGCGGCGAACCCCGCTCCCCCGCCGTTCTTCGCCGAGCAGGTCGGCACGCCGCACAGCGTCGTCACCGCCCATCTCGTCGACGAGGCCGGACACCCCACCGTCCGGGCCCGGGACGAGATCCTGGCCTTCCTGAGCGACCGTCTGCACCCCGAGGCCGTGGCTCGCCGATGA
- a CDS encoding GlxA family transcriptional regulator produces the protein MSALRVGVLAYPGCFASEVFGVPDLLTLAGHVAGPGGPGYRVSIVSPRRRVTASGGARLDVGPLREVDVLVVPGFELLLGADLDEWLGALAPEIAAIRAHFAAGTAVVSLCVGAFLLADAGLLDGRRATTSWLHADALARRRPAADVRPEELVVTDTGVTTTAAFSAMYDFALDLIRRHGGPRVARTTARLALVDDARTSQTPYVDAGLLPQPGHGFSERVMRHLDQHLAARYDLAALAAAFGVSTRTLLRRFAAETGRTPLAHLQSSRVRRARHLLETTDRTVAAIAASVGYRDPGTFTTLFTRHTGHPPSAHRAAFRSRRKAAT, from the coding sequence ATGAGCGCGCTGCGTGTCGGTGTCCTGGCCTATCCGGGCTGCTTCGCGTCCGAAGTCTTCGGCGTGCCCGACCTGTTGACGTTGGCCGGGCACGTCGCGGGGCCCGGCGGACCCGGCTACCGGGTGTCGATCGTCTCGCCGCGCCGCAGGGTCACCGCCTCCGGCGGCGCGCGGCTCGACGTCGGCCCGCTGCGCGAGGTCGACGTCCTCGTCGTACCGGGCTTCGAGCTGCTCCTCGGCGCGGACCTCGACGAGTGGCTCGGCGCCCTCGCACCCGAGATCGCGGCGATCCGCGCGCACTTCGCCGCCGGCACCGCCGTCGTCTCCCTCTGCGTCGGCGCGTTCCTGCTGGCCGACGCCGGGCTGCTCGACGGGCGCCGTGCCACGACCTCCTGGCTCCACGCGGACGCCCTGGCCCGTCGCCGCCCGGCCGCCGACGTCCGGCCCGAGGAGCTCGTCGTCACCGACACGGGAGTGACGACCACGGCCGCCTTCAGCGCCATGTACGACTTCGCGCTGGACCTGATCCGCCGGCACGGCGGGCCCCGCGTGGCCCGCACCACCGCCCGCCTCGCCCTCGTCGACGACGCGCGCACCTCGCAGACCCCGTACGTGGACGCCGGGCTCCTTCCGCAGCCCGGCCACGGGTTCTCCGAGCGGGTCATGCGCCACCTCGACCAGCACCTCGCCGCCCGCTACGACCTCGCGGCCCTCGCCGCCGCCTTCGGCGTCAGCACCCGGACCCTGCTGCGCCGCTTCGCCGCCGAGACCGGCCGCACCCCCCTCGCCCACCTCCAGTCCTCCCGCGTCCGCCGCGCCCGCCACCTCCTGGAGACCACCGACCGCACCGTCGCCGCCATAGCCGCCTCCGTCGGCTACCGCGACCCCGGCACCTTCACCACCCTCTTCACCCGCCACACGGGCCATCCGCCGAGCGCCCACCGCGCGGCCTTCCGCTCCCGCCGGAAAGCGGCGACGTGA
- a CDS encoding antibiotic biosynthesis monooxygenase, translated as MTVADLEHTTVPADTGEVTLLIARRVEPGHEAAFELWAKGILDTAATFPGHLGYGLFRSSGGDAPWFLVHRFRDAEACRAWQESPERAAWFADCEGHHHTEIARRELTGMETWFAKPGSTRPAPPRWKMAISATLAIYPISVFGSLFLVPRLTALPLLLSSAVVACVFNVLMTYVAMPTVSRLLRGWLTP; from the coding sequence GTGACCGTGGCCGACCTCGAACACACCACCGTCCCCGCCGACACCGGCGAGGTGACCCTGCTGATAGCCCGCCGGGTGGAGCCCGGTCACGAAGCCGCCTTCGAGCTGTGGGCGAAGGGCATCCTCGACACGGCGGCCACCTTCCCCGGCCACCTCGGATACGGACTCTTCCGCTCCTCCGGCGGCGACGCCCCCTGGTTCCTCGTCCACCGCTTCCGGGACGCGGAGGCCTGCCGGGCCTGGCAGGAATCCCCCGAGCGGGCCGCCTGGTTCGCCGACTGCGAGGGTCACCACCACACCGAGATCGCCCGGCGCGAGCTCACCGGCATGGAGACCTGGTTCGCCAAGCCGGGATCGACCCGGCCCGCGCCGCCCCGGTGGAAGATGGCGATCAGCGCGACCCTGGCGATCTATCCGATCTCCGTGTTCGGCAGCCTCTTCCTCGTCCCCCGCCTCACCGCGCTCCCCCTCCTGCTGAGCAGCGCGGTCGTCGCCTGCGTCTTCAACGTGCTGATGACGTACGTGGCGATGCCCACCGTGAGCAGACTCCTGCGCGGCTGGCTGACCCCGTAG
- a CDS encoding VOC family protein, with product MTVKAIPEGYPRVTPYLCVDGAAAAIDFYVSVLGATERMRMPAPDGTIGHAELELGNALIMLADEFPSMGFRSPTTVGGTPVTLHVYVEDVDAVFAEALARGATELSPVKNEFYGDRTGQFEDPFGHRWNISTHVEDVSPEEMEKRAGEAMRAMEFPRDGG from the coding sequence GTGACCGTCAAGGCCATCCCCGAGGGATATCCGCGTGTCACGCCGTACCTCTGTGTCGACGGGGCCGCGGCGGCGATCGACTTCTACGTCTCCGTGCTCGGAGCGACCGAGCGGATGAGGATGCCGGCGCCCGACGGCACGATCGGCCATGCCGAGCTGGAGCTCGGCAACGCGCTCATCATGCTCGCGGACGAGTTCCCGAGCATGGGCTTCCGCTCGCCGACGACGGTGGGCGGCACGCCCGTCACCCTGCACGTGTACGTCGAGGACGTCGACGCGGTCTTCGCCGAGGCCCTCGCCCGGGGCGCCACGGAGCTGTCACCGGTGAAGAACGAGTTCTACGGCGACCGCACCGGACAGTTCGAGGACCCCTTCGGACACCGCTGGAACATCTCCACGCACGTCGAGGACGTCTCTCCGGAGGAGATGGAGAAGCGGGCCGGGGAGGCCATGCGGGCCATGGAGTTCCCCCGGGACGGCGGCTGA
- a CDS encoding multicopper oxidase family protein, producing the protein MITRRSVLGGALAAAGLPLLAPGTPAGGEAYAAEALPPAGPRRAPAPAPPAFTTAMPVPPVLRPLSSTGGVDLYELTIRKTTAEILPGVATDVLTYDGHFPGPVIHARSGRRVLVRHHNGLHMPVSVHLHGGNVPPPSDGNPMDVFAPGTARTYVYTNRQPHASLWFHDHAHHMEAEHVYRGLSGGYLLTDDLEQSLPLPKGRYDVPITIRDARFDEHGQLAYTMGDRNRTTVLANGRPTPYFQVAARKYRFRLLNGSNLRLFSLSLSDGTPLTQIGSDGGLLERPVAVPVLTLSPGERADVVIDFSRHPVGTRLVLANTGPGRPEQVGKVLRFDVVRTADDPSRVPRVLRRLPPAAALPKAAVTRHIELSMDEDGRADPRGFVNGRMFDPDRVDTTVAFGSSEIWNVTNANKRAPHNFHVHLVQFRVLERGGRPAGPTEAGLKDTVRVMPGETVKLHMTFDGFRGDYVYHCHMLDHSAMGMMATFRIR; encoded by the coding sequence ATGATCACCCGTCGCAGCGTGCTCGGCGGGGCTCTCGCCGCCGCAGGCCTGCCGCTCCTCGCCCCCGGCACTCCCGCCGGGGGCGAGGCGTACGCGGCGGAGGCCCTGCCGCCTGCCGGCCCGCGCCGTGCGCCCGCCCCCGCGCCGCCCGCCTTCACCACGGCCATGCCGGTCCCGCCCGTGCTGCGTCCCCTCTCCTCGACGGGAGGCGTGGACCTCTACGAGCTGACCATCCGCAAGACCACCGCCGAGATCCTCCCCGGCGTCGCCACCGATGTCCTGACCTACGACGGGCACTTCCCCGGCCCCGTCATCCACGCCCGCTCCGGGCGGCGCGTCCTCGTCCGCCACCACAACGGCCTCCACATGCCCGTCTCCGTCCACCTGCACGGTGGGAACGTCCCGCCCCCCTCCGACGGCAACCCGATGGACGTCTTCGCCCCCGGCACCGCGCGGACGTACGTGTACACCAACCGGCAGCCCCACGCCTCGCTCTGGTTCCACGACCACGCCCACCACATGGAGGCCGAGCACGTCTACCGCGGCCTGTCCGGCGGCTATCTGCTCACGGACGACCTCGAACAGAGCCTGCCGCTGCCCAAGGGCCGGTACGACGTGCCCATCACGATCCGCGACGCCCGCTTCGACGAGCACGGGCAGCTGGCGTACACGATGGGCGACCGGAACCGCACCACCGTCCTCGCCAACGGCCGCCCCACCCCGTACTTCCAGGTCGCTGCCCGCAAGTACCGCTTCCGGCTGCTCAACGGCTCCAACCTGCGGCTCTTCTCGCTGAGCCTGTCCGACGGCACTCCGCTCACCCAGATCGGCTCGGACGGCGGCCTGCTCGAACGCCCCGTCGCCGTGCCCGTCCTCACGCTCTCGCCCGGGGAACGCGCCGACGTGGTCATCGACTTCTCCCGCCACCCCGTGGGCACCCGGCTGGTGCTCGCCAACACCGGACCGGGCCGGCCCGAGCAGGTCGGCAAGGTGCTCCGCTTCGACGTCGTGCGCACCGCCGACGACCCCAGCCGCGTCCCCCGGGTCCTGCGGAGGCTGCCGCCCGCCGCCGCGCTGCCCAAGGCCGCCGTCACCCGCCACATCGAGCTCAGCATGGACGAGGACGGGCGCGCCGACCCCCGGGGGTTCGTCAACGGGCGGATGTTCGACCCCGATCGCGTCGACACCACCGTGGCCTTCGGGTCCTCCGAGATCTGGAACGTCACCAACGCCAACAAGCGCGCCCCGCACAACTTCCATGTGCACCTGGTCCAGTTCCGGGTCCTCGAACGCGGCGGACGGCCCGCGGGTCCGACCGAGGCGGGTCTGAAGGACACGGTGCGGGTCATGCCGGGCGAGACGGTGAAACTGCACATGACGTTCGACGGCTTCCGCGGCGACTACGTGTACCACTGCCACATGCTCGACCACTCGGCCATGGGCATGATGGCCACCTTCCGGATCCGGTGA
- a CDS encoding sensor histidine kinase, whose amino-acid sequence MGQLGTWSARVGGGLSRVGVGFLRACAVVVVSMLIPAVWAGAVALGIRWGPGNPWSWAAPAVLVCAGTLALSRPVCRAVRLLVARWTGTVVPAGYREAPPVTRMATGYWWNGFGYERTRRDALMDQRWRLRWNDPANRRDLRFTAILPLTAGLVALLPPAGAVATVLGLVSGFGSGPSGTLGRLLGLLGLVVAVALAPYAWRTIEPVAVRFLRPSAAMALAERVEELTAQRADVTTAQAAEIRRIERDLHDGAQARLVGLGLSLATAEKLLETDPDRAKALMREARAGATASLTELRELVRGINPPVLSDRGLVDAVRALALDNPLAVAVSADLRHRPDPPVESALYFAVAELLSNAVKHAGATRVRISLAEGGPGAAGAEGTGTGVVIEVEDDGRGGARVRDGGGLAGLRRRLAAFDGTLEITSPAGGPTRATLEVPCASS is encoded by the coding sequence ATGGGACAGCTGGGTACGTGGTCGGCGCGCGTCGGCGGGGGGCTCTCGCGCGTCGGCGTGGGGTTCTTACGGGCGTGCGCCGTGGTGGTCGTCAGCATGCTGATCCCGGCCGTGTGGGCCGGCGCGGTGGCGCTGGGCATCCGCTGGGGGCCCGGCAACCCGTGGTCGTGGGCGGCGCCGGCCGTCCTGGTCTGCGCGGGCACGCTCGCCCTGTCCCGACCGGTCTGCCGGGCCGTCCGTCTCCTCGTCGCCCGCTGGACGGGCACCGTCGTCCCCGCCGGCTACCGGGAGGCCCCGCCGGTCACACGGATGGCCACCGGCTACTGGTGGAACGGCTTCGGCTACGAACGCACCCGCCGCGACGCCCTCATGGACCAGCGGTGGCGCCTCCGGTGGAACGACCCGGCGAACCGGCGGGATCTGCGCTTCACGGCGATCCTGCCGCTCACCGCGGGCCTCGTCGCGCTGCTTCCGCCGGCCGGCGCCGTCGCCACCGTGCTCGGACTCGTGTCCGGGTTCGGATCCGGTCCGTCGGGGACCCTCGGCCGCCTCCTCGGACTGCTCGGCCTGGTGGTGGCCGTCGCCCTCGCCCCGTACGCCTGGCGGACGATCGAGCCGGTCGCCGTGCGGTTCCTGCGTCCCTCGGCCGCGATGGCGCTGGCGGAGCGCGTGGAGGAACTGACCGCCCAGCGCGCCGATGTGACGACCGCCCAGGCCGCCGAGATCCGCCGGATCGAGCGGGACCTCCACGACGGGGCGCAGGCCCGTCTGGTCGGCCTCGGGCTCTCCCTGGCGACGGCGGAGAAGCTCCTGGAGACCGACCCCGACCGGGCGAAGGCGCTGATGCGGGAGGCGCGGGCGGGCGCCACCGCGTCCCTGACCGAACTCCGGGAGCTGGTCAGGGGCATCAACCCGCCCGTCCTGAGCGACCGAGGGCTCGTCGACGCCGTCCGCGCCCTGGCCCTGGACAACCCGCTCGCCGTCGCCGTCAGCGCGGATCTCCGGCACCGCCCGGACCCGCCGGTCGAGTCGGCCCTCTACTTCGCCGTCGCCGAACTGCTGAGCAACGCGGTCAAGCACGCCGGCGCGACCCGCGTCCGGATCTCCCTCGCCGAAGGCGGGCCGGGCGCGGCCGGGGCCGAGGGGACGGGCACCGGAGTCGTCATCGAGGTCGAGGACGACGGCCGGGGCGGGGCCCGCGTCCGGGACGGCGGCGGCCTCGCCGGACTGCGCCGCCGACTCGCCGCCTTCGACGGCACCCTGGAGATCACCAGCCCGGCGGGCGGCCCGACCCGAGCGACCCTGGAGGTGCCGTGCGCATCGTCGTAG
- a CDS encoding response regulator transcription factor: MRIVVAEDLYLLRDGMVRLIEAYGHEVVATAATGPETLRALRTWRPDVAVVDVRMPPSHTDEGLRAAIAARAELPGLPVLILSQYVEQLYARELLADGSGGIGYFLKDSVFDADQFVDALERVAAGGTAMDPAVIAKLLGGGSSNRRLEKLTEREHSVLGLMAEGLSNQVIAQRLFLSESAIGKYTTSLFGKLGIVDDGTNNRRVLAVLAYLNKEG; this comes from the coding sequence GTGCGCATCGTCGTAGCCGAAGACCTCTACCTGCTGCGCGACGGGATGGTCCGGCTCATCGAGGCCTACGGCCACGAGGTGGTGGCGACGGCGGCCACCGGGCCGGAGACGCTGCGGGCCCTGCGCACCTGGCGGCCGGACGTCGCCGTCGTCGACGTCCGCATGCCGCCGAGCCATACGGACGAGGGACTGCGGGCGGCGATCGCCGCCCGCGCCGAACTGCCCGGACTGCCGGTCCTGATCCTGTCCCAGTACGTCGAGCAGCTCTACGCCCGGGAGCTCCTGGCCGACGGCTCCGGCGGCATCGGCTACTTCCTCAAGGACAGCGTGTTCGACGCCGACCAGTTCGTCGACGCGCTGGAGCGCGTCGCGGCGGGCGGGACCGCGATGGACCCCGCCGTCATCGCCAAACTGCTCGGCGGCGGGTCCTCGAACCGGCGTCTGGAGAAGCTCACCGAACGCGAGCACTCCGTGCTCGGTCTCATGGCCGAGGGGCTGTCCAACCAGGTCATCGCCCAGCGCCTCTTCCTGAGCGAGAGCGCGATCGGCAAGTACACGACCTCGCTGTTCGGGAAGCTCGGCATCGTCGACGACGGCACCAACAACCGCCGTGTCCTCGCCGTCCTGGCCTACCTGAACAAGGAGGGCTGA
- a CDS encoding DUF952 domain-containing protein: MIYHVVTPAEWSARPEEPYAPASLAEEGFVHCSPDEPTTLAVVDAFFGSASGPLLVLLLDESRLTSRTEWEAAAPTPPPGVPEGTLFPHVFGPIDRAAVDEVLEVTRDADGRATGLAKTG; the protein is encoded by the coding sequence ATGATCTACCACGTGGTGACGCCCGCCGAATGGTCCGCCCGGCCGGAGGAGCCGTACGCCCCCGCCTCCCTCGCGGAGGAGGGCTTCGTCCACTGCTCCCCCGACGAGCCGACCACGCTCGCCGTCGTCGACGCCTTCTTCGGCAGCGCCTCCGGGCCGCTCCTGGTGCTCCTCCTCGACGAGAGCCGGCTCACCTCCAGGACGGAGTGGGAGGCCGCCGCGCCGACCCCGCCGCCCGGCGTCCCCGAGGGGACCCTCTTCCCGCACGTGTTCGGGCCGATCGACCGCGCCGCCGTGGACGAGGTCCTGGAGGTCACCCGGGACGCGGACGGCCGGGCGACGGGCCTGGCGAAGACCGGCTGA